In Pseudobythopirellula maris, a single window of DNA contains:
- a CDS encoding sensor histidine kinase gives MHDVNRIRLLTCGSVLITAVVIGLVSLGGYNALFIDQQQVSLQHQATSDARLLELSLDELRNDAALLGRLSLTKSLLERVAAGDTATADRDRLAEYFEQMIRAKKHYKKVRVFDANGMELLRLNRHEGVVWRAADTELQLKGHRDFFQEAMEVPPKRVYVSKINLNHDQGGIEVPHRPMLRTAQRIDGQSGRPIGVVVINMHFGEFIDNLLDLADDTRLRYMTNDSGDYLVHPDESKTYGFDLGKRHRIQDDHPAIAEFFNDDSDSTTIWNDRGGTDGGRVLVVRKTRPFPDEPDRFVTVGVEAMGDTLARDSRRVLRWAAITTGLLIIGALLLGLAASRLQTHPLESLTVAAQRLEEGGTLPELPMKHKDEVGDLARAFHKMAERIRVNESQLQETNARLETANDDLKHFVHIAAHDLREPLRKLRNLVDLLQMEDGQSDPLKAEELLGCVSKCSLDMQALIDDFRALTKVEETHLVREPVALDVLISEVLSSHAKQIRARNIVVRFSEFPTKPHVYPGLTSRLYDNLIRNALNHTSSDGFTLTFTAVRTDDLSWEYGVSNTGSSMPDGDRSEFFKLFRKSPDSEGSGVGLSICKKIIDRHRGTITVDSQNNTVHVRFTFGGGADDGKIT, from the coding sequence ATGCACGACGTCAACCGAATCCGTTTGCTCACCTGTGGCTCCGTGCTGATCACGGCCGTGGTGATTGGCCTGGTCTCGCTCGGCGGCTACAACGCCTTGTTCATCGATCAACAGCAAGTGAGCTTGCAGCACCAAGCGACCAGCGACGCCAGGTTGCTGGAGCTGTCGCTCGACGAGCTGCGCAACGACGCCGCCCTACTCGGCAGGCTGTCGCTCACCAAGTCGCTGCTCGAGCGCGTCGCCGCCGGCGACACAGCAACAGCCGATCGCGATCGATTGGCCGAGTACTTCGAGCAGATGATCCGCGCTAAGAAGCACTACAAGAAGGTGCGCGTGTTCGACGCCAACGGGATGGAGCTCCTCCGGCTCAACCGACACGAGGGGGTCGTTTGGCGTGCGGCCGATACCGAACTCCAGCTGAAGGGCCATCGCGACTTCTTCCAAGAAGCGATGGAGGTCCCCCCGAAGCGGGTATACGTCTCCAAGATCAACCTGAACCACGACCAAGGCGGCATCGAGGTTCCGCACCGGCCGATGCTCCGCACGGCGCAACGGATCGACGGGCAATCGGGGCGGCCGATAGGCGTGGTTGTGATCAACATGCACTTTGGAGAGTTCATCGATAACCTCCTCGACCTGGCCGACGACACGCGTCTGCGGTACATGACCAACGACAGCGGCGACTATCTGGTTCATCCCGACGAGTCGAAGACCTACGGTTTCGACCTCGGCAAGCGCCACCGCATCCAAGACGATCACCCTGCGATCGCTGAATTCTTTAACGACGACTCGGACTCGACCACGATCTGGAACGATCGGGGCGGGACCGACGGGGGCCGCGTGTTGGTCGTCCGCAAAACGCGACCGTTCCCCGACGAGCCCGATCGGTTCGTCACGGTGGGCGTCGAGGCGATGGGAGACACGCTCGCCCGCGACAGCCGACGGGTGCTCCGTTGGGCCGCCATCACCACCGGGTTGCTGATCATCGGCGCCTTGCTGCTGGGTCTCGCCGCAAGCCGCTTGCAGACCCACCCGCTCGAGTCGCTGACCGTTGCGGCCCAACGGCTCGAGGAGGGCGGAACGCTTCCCGAGCTGCCGATGAAGCACAAGGACGAGGTGGGCGACCTCGCGCGGGCTTTCCACAAGATGGCCGAGCGGATCCGAGTGAATGAGAGCCAGCTGCAAGAGACCAACGCCCGGCTCGAAACCGCTAACGACGACCTCAAACACTTCGTCCACATCGCCGCCCACGACCTCCGCGAGCCGCTCCGCAAGCTCCGCAATCTGGTCGACTTGTTGCAGATGGAGGACGGCCAAAGCGACCCGCTGAAAGCCGAGGAGCTGCTCGGCTGCGTGAGCAAGTGCTCGCTCGACATGCAGGCGCTGATCGACGACTTCCGGGCGCTCACCAAGGTGGAGGAGACCCACTTGGTCCGCGAACCGGTGGCTCTCGACGTGCTGATCTCCGAGGTCCTCAGTTCGCACGCCAAGCAGATCCGCGCCCGGAACATCGTCGTCCGTTTCAGCGAGTTCCCGACCAAGCCGCACGTCTATCCCGGTTTGACCTCACGGCTTTACGACAACCTCATCCGCAACGCGCTGAATCACACCTCCAGCGACGGGTTCACCCTCACGTTCACCGCCGTGCGAACCGACGACCTTTCGTGGGAGTACGGGGTGAGCAACACCGGATCGTCGATGCCCGACGGCGACCGCAGCGAATTCTTCAAGCTCTTCCGCAAGTCGCCCGACTCCGAAGGGAGCGGCGTCGGCTTGAGCATCTGCAAGAAAATCATCGACCGCCATCGCGGCACGATCACGGTCGACTCACAGAACAATACGGTCCATGTACGCTTCACGTTTGGCGGGGGAGCCGATGACGGCAAAATTACCTAA
- a CDS encoding sensor histidine kinase: MHAVNRIRLLTCGAVLVTALVIGLISLGGFRALVNEQQRLSLEDLVQSESRRLELALHELSNDVRLLASLPMTNFVAESAIADDEAATAQGDRNRTYLADIFAEALHAKLYYEQIRFIGVKNDGKEIVRVDRDGGGLPLRVSDVRLQPKGGRDYFLGAMRMPPSGVFFSRIDLNREHGEIEVPHRPMLRAAVRVNSAEGEPLGVVVVNLHIGRFLADLYDLENQPHDFYITNSDGDYLLHPDPAKTYGFDLGTPHRLQDEHPEATALYESDARSLTIQLTDDTAYKGLLHYRKAELFKDDPQRYVVLGVAASDEALNKGMSGVFRRAVGVTTLLIGAAVLVGVIAGRMQTRPLETLTSAAQKLAQGEAMPTLPTRLNDEVGDLARAFKQMADTIRQKEAELRESNSRLEIANEDLEHFVHIAAHDLREPLRKQRNLIDLISEDLPTGSNPEETEELLGCVSKCSLDMQALIDDFRALSHLKESHLAREPVALDALISEVLPTYEEELSERNVVVRFDEFQARPHVYPGLVSRLYDNLIRNALRHTQIDGFTLAFTATQLEDHSWQYGVSNTGSSIPDGKRNEFFKLFRKSADSEGSGVGLSICKKIIDRHRGKIAVDSEGSTVHVRFTFGGGADDDKIG; encoded by the coding sequence ATGCACGCCGTCAACCGTATCCGCTTGCTAACGTGCGGCGCCGTGTTGGTCACGGCCTTGGTGATCGGTTTGATTTCGTTGGGTGGATTCCGGGCGCTTGTTAACGAGCAACAGCGGCTGAGCCTCGAAGACCTCGTGCAGAGCGAGTCGCGGCGCCTGGAGCTGGCGCTGCACGAGCTGAGCAACGACGTCCGGCTGCTCGCCTCGCTGCCGATGACCAATTTCGTCGCCGAGTCGGCGATCGCAGACGACGAGGCCGCCACCGCACAGGGCGATCGGAATCGCACGTATCTTGCCGACATCTTTGCCGAAGCGCTCCACGCCAAGCTTTACTACGAACAGATCCGTTTCATCGGGGTCAAGAACGACGGCAAGGAAATCGTGCGCGTCGACCGCGACGGAGGCGGGCTGCCGCTGAGGGTTTCGGATGTCAGGCTGCAACCGAAAGGGGGCCGCGACTACTTCCTTGGCGCGATGCGGATGCCTCCGAGCGGTGTTTTCTTCTCGCGTATCGATCTGAACCGCGAGCACGGCGAGATCGAGGTCCCCCACCGGCCGATGCTCCGGGCGGCGGTCCGTGTCAACTCGGCGGAGGGCGAGCCGCTGGGGGTCGTCGTCGTCAACCTCCACATCGGGAGATTCCTGGCGGACTTGTACGACCTGGAGAACCAGCCCCACGATTTTTACATTACCAATAGCGACGGCGACTACCTGCTGCACCCCGACCCGGCCAAGACTTACGGATTCGATCTGGGAACGCCCCACCGGCTGCAAGACGAGCACCCCGAGGCGACCGCCCTGTACGAAAGCGACGCACGGTCGTTAACGATTCAGCTAACCGACGACACCGCATACAAGGGGCTGCTGCACTACCGCAAGGCGGAGCTCTTTAAAGACGACCCGCAGCGCTACGTGGTGTTGGGCGTCGCCGCTTCGGACGAGGCGTTGAACAAAGGGATGAGCGGCGTGTTTCGCCGCGCCGTGGGGGTGACGACCCTGCTCATCGGCGCCGCCGTGCTGGTGGGGGTGATCGCGGGCCGCATGCAGACTAGGCCGTTGGAAACGCTCACCAGCGCAGCCCAAAAGCTCGCCCAAGGCGAGGCGATGCCGACGCTCCCGACCCGTCTCAACGACGAGGTGGGCGACCTGGCCCGCGCGTTCAAGCAGATGGCCGACACGATTCGCCAGAAAGAGGCGGAGCTGCGCGAATCGAACTCGCGGCTCGAGATCGCCAACGAGGACCTGGAGCACTTTGTCCACATCGCGGCCCACGACCTGCGTGAGCCGCTGCGCAAGCAACGCAACCTGATCGACTTGATCAGCGAAGACCTGCCGACGGGATCCAATCCGGAGGAAACCGAGGAACTTCTCGGCTGCGTGTCCAAGTGCTCGCTCGACATGCAAGCGCTGATCGACGACTTCCGGGCGCTCTCGCATCTGAAAGAATCGCACTTGGCCCGCGAACCAGTGGCGCTCGACGCGCTCATTTCCGAGGTGCTCCCGACGTACGAAGAAGAGCTCAGCGAACGGAATGTGGTTGTCCGTTTCGATGAGTTCCAGGCCCGGCCGCACGTCTACCCCGGCTTGGTATCTCGGTTGTACGACAATCTCATACGCAATGCGCTGCGGCACACCCAAATCGACGGGTTCACCCTCGCATTCACCGCCACGCAACTCGAGGATCATTCGTGGCAGTACGGGGTTAGCAACACCGGCTCCTCGATCCCCGATGGTAAACGCAACGAGTTCTTCAAGCTGTTTCGCAAGTCGGCCGACTCGGAGGGGAGCGGCGTCGGCCTGAGTATCTGCAAGAAAATCATCGACCGCCATCGCGGCAAAATCGCGGTCGACTCGGAAGGCAGCACGGTCCACGTACGCTTCACGTTTGGCGGAGGAGCCGATGACGACAAAATTGGCTAG
- a CDS encoding response regulator — MTAKLPNENDIFFVDDDEMEVMLVERYLTHSRVKNNLLAFGSGEELIEHLVANADDPSKQPALLLLDMRMPSLDGFEVAKAVRGLPSYSKTPLIVMFSNSDNPSDIARSKEFGADEYVIKPSDGPAYIEFLNSLVAEV, encoded by the coding sequence ATGACGGCAAAATTACCTAACGAGAACGACATCTTCTTTGTCGACGACGACGAGATGGAGGTGATGCTCGTTGAGCGTTACCTCACGCACTCGCGCGTCAAGAACAACCTGCTCGCGTTCGGCTCGGGCGAGGAGCTGATCGAGCACCTCGTGGCGAACGCCGACGACCCCAGCAAGCAGCCCGCGCTGTTGCTGCTCGACATGCGCATGCCCTCGCTCGACGGGTTCGAGGTGGCCAAGGCCGTGCGCGGCTTGCCGAGCTACAGCAAGACGCCGCTGATCGTCATGTTCTCCAATTCCGACAACCCGTCGGACATCGCCCGGTCGAAAGAGTTCGGCGCCGACGAGTACGTTATCAAACCGTCCGACGGGCCGGCCTACATCGAGTTTCTCAACTCACTCGTTGCCGAGGTGTAA
- a CDS encoding segregation and condensation protein A: MPFKVDLDLYHGPLDLLLYLVRKEEVEIADLPLAELTEQYLTYVALLEAINVDAVGDFLEVASTLLELKSRMVLPRADDEQDDTPEEPSDGVDERNLVERLLEFKKYRDAAAELEERGAQWRLRFARRASRAPAPRGEPAQQPIEGVELWDLVSAFGRVMRDKLAPGPDPHAVRYDGTPVHVFMRRVHERIVAEGELRFSELFPEQVHKSTLVGVFLAVLELVRHRHAVAVQGRRYGDIVVGPGPEPLAAELRAVSSAGEETDAA; the protein is encoded by the coding sequence ATGCCCTTCAAAGTCGATCTCGACCTCTACCACGGACCGCTCGACCTGCTCCTGTACCTGGTGCGGAAGGAGGAGGTCGAGATCGCCGACTTGCCGCTCGCCGAGCTGACCGAGCAGTACCTCACGTACGTCGCCCTGCTCGAAGCGATCAACGTCGATGCGGTGGGGGACTTCCTCGAGGTGGCGAGCACGCTGCTGGAGCTCAAGTCGCGGATGGTCCTGCCGCGCGCCGACGACGAGCAAGACGACACGCCCGAAGAGCCGAGCGACGGCGTCGACGAGCGGAACCTGGTCGAGCGTCTGCTGGAGTTCAAGAAGTACCGCGACGCGGCCGCCGAACTCGAGGAGCGCGGCGCCCAGTGGCGGCTGCGGTTCGCCCGTCGCGCGAGCCGCGCCCCGGCGCCGCGTGGCGAGCCGGCCCAGCAGCCGATCGAGGGCGTCGAGCTGTGGGACCTGGTGAGCGCGTTCGGCCGCGTGATGCGCGACAAGCTGGCCCCCGGTCCCGACCCGCACGCGGTCCGCTACGACGGCACGCCGGTCCACGTGTTCATGCGCCGCGTGCACGAACGAATCGTCGCCGAGGGCGAGCTCCGCTTCAGCGAGCTGTTCCCGGAGCAGGTCCACAAGTCGACCTTGGTCGGCGTGTTCCTGGCGGTGCTCGAGCTGGTCCGTCACCGCCACGCCGTGGCGGTCCAGGGCCGTCGCTACGGCGACATCGTCGTCGGCCCCGGCCCCGAGCCGCTGGCCGCCGAACTGCGGGCGGTGAGCTCAGCGGGCGAGGAAACGGACGCGGCTTAG
- a CDS encoding response regulator — MTTKLASSNELVFVDDDEMEVMLIRQYLERSQIENKLLAFGSGEELLEHLSAITDAADGHPSLLLIDVRMPSMDGFEVTEAVRRLPNYDELPPIIMFSNSDNPADIARSKEVGADEYVIKPTDGPAYIEFLNSLVPEG; from the coding sequence ATGACGACAAAATTGGCTAGCAGCAACGAGCTCGTCTTTGTTGACGACGACGAGATGGAGGTGATGCTCATCCGGCAGTACCTCGAACGCTCACAGATCGAGAACAAGTTGCTCGCGTTCGGCTCGGGCGAGGAGCTGCTCGAGCACCTCTCGGCGATCACCGACGCCGCCGACGGCCATCCCTCGCTCTTGCTGATCGACGTGCGTATGCCCTCGATGGACGGGTTCGAGGTAACCGAGGCCGTCCGGCGACTGCCGAATTACGACGAGCTGCCGCCGATCATCATGTTCTCGAACTCCGACAACCCGGCAGACATCGCGCGTTCGAAGGAGGTCGGCGCCGACGAGTACGTGATTAAACCGACCGACGGGCCGGCCTACATCGAGTTCCTCAACTCCTTGGTCCCCGAGGGTTAG
- a CDS encoding 3'(2'),5'-bisphosphate nucleotidase, whose translation MLKRTPEIDFACDAVREAARLARRVQAEMVTDALTKGDKSPVTVGDFASQAVVARRLETALPGALLVGEESAADLREESGAATLEQVLKFVRESLPDATPAQVCEWIDCGASDWEADAWPDAYWTLDPIDGTKGFLRGDQYAVALGLIQGGEVQIGVLGCPELAVTTEGLRPERGGAGALLVAARGQGTWVQPIDGAGDDWRRLSVSDESDPTRTRMLRSVEKGHTNLGAIDHLGLAMGIAAEPVGMDSQAKYAVLAAGGGEMIVRLLSEDRPDYQEKIWDQAAGSIVVEEAGGRVTDLEGRPLDFGYGRTLAGNRGVVATNAHLHEDALAGLREIHA comes from the coding sequence ATGCTGAAACGGACCCCCGAGATCGATTTCGCCTGCGACGCCGTGCGCGAAGCCGCCCGCCTGGCGCGGCGTGTGCAAGCCGAGATGGTGACCGACGCCCTCACCAAAGGGGACAAGTCTCCTGTGACGGTGGGCGATTTCGCCTCGCAGGCCGTGGTGGCCCGGCGGCTCGAGACGGCCCTGCCCGGCGCGCTGCTCGTGGGCGAGGAGTCGGCGGCCGACCTGCGCGAAGAATCGGGCGCAGCGACGCTCGAGCAGGTGCTCAAGTTCGTCCGCGAGTCGCTCCCCGACGCCACCCCCGCCCAGGTGTGCGAGTGGATCGACTGCGGCGCCAGCGACTGGGAAGCAGACGCTTGGCCCGACGCCTACTGGACCCTCGACCCGATCGACGGCACGAAAGGCTTCCTCCGCGGCGACCAATACGCCGTGGCTCTGGGGCTGATCCAGGGGGGGGAGGTGCAGATTGGCGTGTTGGGCTGCCCCGAGTTGGCGGTCACGACCGAGGGCCTCAGGCCCGAACGCGGCGGCGCCGGGGCGTTGCTCGTCGCGGCCCGCGGCCAAGGGACCTGGGTCCAGCCGATCGACGGCGCGGGCGACGACTGGCGCCGTCTGAGCGTCTCCGACGAGTCGGACCCCACACGCACCCGCATGCTCCGCTCGGTGGAGAAGGGGCACACGAACCTCGGCGCCATCGACCACCTGGGATTGGCGATGGGCATCGCCGCCGAGCCGGTCGGCATGGACAGCCAGGCGAAGTACGCCGTACTGGCCGCCGGCGGGGGTGAGATGATCGTGCGGCTGCTCTCGGAGGACCGCCCCGACTACCAGGAGAAGATCTGGGACCAAGCCGCCGGTTCGATCGTGGTCGAAGAGGCCGGGGGCCGCGTGACCGACCTCGAAGGCCGGCCGCTCGACTTCGGATACGGCCGCACCCTGGCGGGCAACCGCGGCGTGGTGGCGACCAACGCCCACCTGCACGAGGACGCCCTGGCGGGGCTCCGCGAGATCCATGCCTGA
- a CDS encoding MBL fold metallo-hydrolase — translation MVNNAPVKTLKHGDLTIEGYSRAAVQSYWRVPELKLGFDLGAQPWGFMGTETWFITHGHLDHIAALPVYIARRRMMKMPPPVIYLPTETIDPVREILKNFTRLDRGRMPCELKGVAPGDEITLSRELVVTVSAAKHTVPAVGYLVWDRRKKLKPEYTGLSGEEIRDLRKAGKEVSAEIRTPLVAYLGDSAPKGLDECPAMYEAMILIAEMTFVSPEHRKEKIHKFGHMHLDDFVDRKDRFQNELVIAGHLSTRYHPRQVERMVKAALPDMLDGRLHLWL, via the coding sequence ATGGTCAACAACGCCCCGGTCAAGACGCTCAAGCACGGCGATCTGACGATCGAGGGCTATTCGCGCGCGGCGGTGCAGAGCTACTGGCGCGTGCCCGAGCTGAAGCTCGGCTTCGACCTCGGCGCCCAGCCGTGGGGCTTCATGGGGACCGAGACTTGGTTCATCACGCACGGCCACCTGGACCACATCGCGGCGTTGCCGGTCTACATCGCGCGGCGGCGGATGATGAAGATGCCGCCGCCGGTGATCTACCTGCCGACCGAGACGATCGATCCGGTCCGCGAGATCCTCAAGAACTTCACGCGGCTCGATCGCGGCCGCATGCCGTGCGAGCTGAAGGGCGTGGCGCCGGGCGACGAGATCACGCTGTCGCGCGAGCTGGTCGTAACGGTCTCGGCCGCCAAGCACACCGTGCCGGCCGTGGGGTACTTGGTTTGGGACCGCCGCAAGAAGCTCAAGCCGGAGTACACGGGGCTCAGCGGCGAGGAGATCCGCGACCTGCGCAAGGCGGGCAAGGAAGTCTCGGCCGAGATCCGCACGCCGCTCGTGGCGTACCTGGGCGACAGCGCCCCGAAGGGACTCGACGAGTGCCCGGCGATGTACGAGGCCATGATTCTGATCGCCGAGATGACGTTCGTCTCGCCCGAGCACCGCAAAGAGAAGATCCACAAGTTCGGCCACATGCACCTCGACGACTTCGTCGATCGCAAGGACCGCTTCCAGAACGAGCTGGTGATCGCCGGGCACCTGAGCACGCGTTACCACCCCCGCCAGGTCGAGCGGATGGTCAAAGCGGCGCTGCCGGACATGCTCGACGGGCGGCTGCATCTGTGGCTATGA
- a CDS encoding potassium channel family protein produces MQVPLKRLLTTLVFFLTTCALAATVYMAHGWEAADALYMVVITIFGVGYGEVRPIDTLTLRTVTMMLIVVSYGCVIYIAGGFIQMVMEGEINRALSRRRMTRGIDELVGHTILCGFGRAGRILALELKQAGAPFVVIDQDEAKLNDAEAQGMLILEGNAIEEDVLTRARVHEARVLATVLPDDAANVFITLTARELSPELEIIARAENPSTEKKLLRSGANRVVLPAVIGGQRMAHLITRPGAEEMLADATGQADLRHELEQIGLKLDELPIAAGSPLDGGTVGDIDLKGNRAFLVVAVRRADGGVAVDPPAEFALTGGDTVLVLGHANELPQLARRYAATKEILYRGARMQTPE; encoded by the coding sequence GTGCAGGTTCCGCTCAAACGATTGCTCACCACGCTGGTCTTCTTCCTGACCACGTGCGCGCTGGCGGCCACGGTCTACATGGCCCACGGCTGGGAGGCGGCCGACGCCCTGTACATGGTCGTCATCACGATCTTCGGCGTCGGCTACGGCGAGGTCCGGCCGATCGACACGCTCACCCTGCGCACCGTGACGATGATGCTCATCGTCGTCTCTTACGGCTGCGTCATTTACATCGCGGGAGGGTTCATCCAAATGGTGATGGAAGGCGAGATCAACCGCGCACTGAGTCGCCGACGCATGACGCGCGGCATCGACGAGCTCGTCGGGCACACCATCTTGTGCGGCTTCGGCCGGGCCGGGCGCATCCTCGCGCTGGAGCTCAAGCAGGCCGGCGCCCCGTTCGTCGTGATCGATCAGGACGAGGCCAAGCTCAACGACGCCGAAGCCCAGGGCATGCTGATCCTCGAGGGGAACGCCATCGAGGAGGACGTGCTCACGCGCGCGCGGGTCCACGAGGCCCGCGTGCTGGCCACGGTGTTGCCGGACGACGCGGCGAACGTGTTCATCACGCTCACGGCGCGCGAGCTGAGCCCGGAGCTGGAGATCATCGCGCGGGCCGAAAACCCCTCGACCGAGAAGAAGCTGCTGCGCAGCGGGGCCAACCGGGTGGTGCTGCCGGCCGTGATCGGCGGGCAGCGGATGGCGCACCTCATCACACGCCCCGGCGCCGAGGAGATGCTCGCCGACGCCACGGGCCAAGCCGACCTGCGGCATGAGCTGGAGCAGATCGGGCTGAAACTCGACGAGTTGCCAATCGCCGCGGGCTCGCCGCTCGACGGCGGCACGGTGGGCGACATCGATCTTAAGGGGAACCGGGCGTTTCTTGTTGTCGCGGTGCGACGCGCCGACGGCGGCGTCGCCGTCGACCCACCCGCCGAGTTTGCGCTCACGGGGGGCGACACGGTCTTGGTGTTGGGGCACGCCAACGAGCTGCCGCAGCTCGCCCGCCGCTACGCGGCGACTAAGGAAATCCTCTACCGCGGCGCGCGGATGCAAACGCCGGAATGA